A region from the Hippoglossus hippoglossus isolate fHipHip1 chromosome 18, fHipHip1.pri, whole genome shotgun sequence genome encodes:
- the LOC117752021 gene encoding alpha-2 adrenergic receptor, with amino-acid sequence MDSLNASGMDAFTVIHLNSSSWSLDSGYSLAAIAGIAALVSFLILFTVVGNILVVIAVLTSRALKAPQNLFLVSLATADILVATLVMPFSLANELMGYWYFGKVWCGIYLALDVLFCTSSIVHLCAISLDRYWSVTQAVEYNLKRTPKRVKCIILIVWLISAFISSPPLISIDSSNDFSSQPQCELNDDTWYILSSSIASFFAPCLIMVLVYIRIYQVAKTRTRAMSGKDPRPDGATQTENGLSKATSPFNGEKENGHCQCPPTPSQRTVTVGAQTEDADMEESSSSEGKGHKPQPQDSDRAKRPSQKKSSLTKQPSRIARVSNKSMDLFASRRKRRRSSFARKKVSQAREKRFTFVLAVVMGVFVVCWFPFFFSYSLYGVCRDSCKIPDPLFKFFFWIGYCNSSLNPAIYTIFNRDFRRAFQKILCKSWKKSF; translated from the coding sequence ATGGATTCCCTTAACGCGAGCGGGATGGACGCGTTCACGGTGATCCATCTGAATTCCTCCTCCTGGAGCCTGGACAGTGGATATTCTCTGGCAGCGATCGCCGGCATCGCAGCTCTTGTAAgtttcctcatcctcttcaccGTGGTTGGGAATATCCTGGTGGTTATTGCCGTGTTGACGAGCAGGGCACTGAAAGCCCCACAGAACCTGTTTCTGGTGTCACTGGCCACCGCGGACATCCTGGTCGCCACTCTGGTGATGCCCTTCTCTCTGGCCAACGAGCTCATGGGCTACTGGTATTTTGGAAAAGTTTGGTGCGGTATTTATTTGGCTCTGGATGTTTTGTTCTGCACTTCGTCTATTGTGCATCTGTGCGCAATAAGCCTGGATCGCTACTGGTCCGTTACGCAGGCGGTAGAGTACAACCTGAAGCGGACTCCTAAACGCGTCAAGTGCATCATCCTGATCGTGTGGCTCATATCTGCGTTCATCTCATCTCCACCTCTCATTTCTATAGACAGCAGCAACGACTTCAGCTCTCAGCCTCAGTGCGAGCTGAACGATGACACCTGGTACATCCTCTCCTCAAGCATCGCGTCCTTCTTTGCGCCATGCTTAATCATGGTCCTGGTCTACATCAGGATATACCAGGTGGCCAAAACCAGAACCAGGGCCATGTCGGGAAAGGATCCCAGGCCAGATGGTGCCACACAGACTGAGAATGGGCTGAGCAAAGCCACCTCCCCTTTCAATGGCGAGAAGGAGAACGGCCACTGTCAGTGCCCGCCTACGCCCAGCCAGCGCACCGTCACCGTGGGCGCACAGACCGAGgatgctgacatggaggagagcagctccTCAGAGGGCAAAGGTCACAAGCCCCAGCCCCAGGACTCCGACAGAGCCAAGAGGCCCAGCCAAAAGAAGAGCTCCCTCACCAAACAGCCCTCTCGCATCGCCAGAGTTAGTAACAAATCCATGGACCTCTTTGCCTCCAGGAGGAAACGACGCCGGAGCTCCTTCGCCAGGAAAAAGGTCTCCCAAGCCAGGGAGAAGAGGTTTACATTCGTCCTGGCTGTGGTCATGGGGGTGTTTGTGGTGTGCTGGTTCCCCTTTTTCTTCAGCTACAGCCTGTACGGCGTGTGCAGGGACTCCTGTAAGATCCCCGACCCGCTGTTTAAGTTCTTCTTCTGGATTGGCTACTGTAACAGCTCCCTGAACCCTGCCATCTACACCATCTTCAACCGGGACTTCAGGCGAGCCTTCCAGAAGATCCTCTGCAAGTCGTGGAAAAAGTCCTTTTAG